The following coding sequences lie in one Lolium perenne isolate Kyuss_39 chromosome 2, Kyuss_2.0, whole genome shotgun sequence genomic window:
- the LOC127331964 gene encoding uncharacterized protein: MGEYAAAKTSVWWDIENCAVPRNCDPHLIVQNISSALATAGHVGPISVSAYGDTNGIAQPVLHALSSTGVSLHHVPAGIKDASDKKILVDMLFWAIDNPPPANFLLISGDRDFSNALHKLKMKRYTILLAQPPNVSQSLTAAAKSVWRWKSLVAGEPPLAQSPYISSIPSGNKDDVDASNSPDATQNTNPQVQNTSQRDHQNGGNGKADKQFKVKQPRKNQTDSVSKPASKKEDSVDGVADSSKGSTTNQPSQPSTPSSSTSSSSEPQGGAKVNPMSKPKNPPLFQPKKPVKPSHSHQNSAPHDYFGSKKSGVSTESAPKTGAPDYGIGSGGLHPKHQNQSSQLPNPQNPVTSHPHSGPGKFNASNLHRTSSCPPQAGQNGVPTAPLQSWPSAPPYHAPPVNYPDMSQLNIAGYPIGGHNNQGLNMNYHPNQSGVAQPPYNSYGYIPPTPPNVSSNMQNAGQWGVNTGCPQPSSDSQILIKNIITALEVLKTEKLPPTEQYISDCIRYGGANLPSFDVKKALEVAIQHQAIVTKKLGHMSFFLGKNENLWKCVNVLDTNAHYPKETLDAVHKYISSAGGCSALKNSQSRYQAATLLKNACLKRLSLGEVIQLSYTITDKMKWFVPHPSGWQPLSMNIIVVDATRGAKGKP; the protein is encoded by the exons atgggggAGTACGCGGCGGCCAAGACGTCGGTGTGGTGGGACATCGAGAACTGCGCCGTCCCCCGCAACTGCGACCCCCACCTCATCGTGCAGAACATCAGCTCCGCCCTAGCCACCGCCGGCCACGTCGGCCCCATCTCCGTCTCCGCCTACGGGGACACCAACGGCATCGCCCAGCCCGTCCTGCACGCCCTCTCCAGCACCGGCGTCTCCCTCCACCACGTCCCCGCCG GCATTAAAGATGCAAGTGATAAGAAAATCTTGGTTGATATGCTGTTCTGGGCTATTGACAACCCTCCGCCAGCGAATTTTCTGCTTATCTCTGGTGACCGGGACTTCTCTAATGCTCTTCATAAGCTTAAGATGAAGCGGTACACTATTCTATTGGCACAACCTCCAAATGTGTCTCAGTCACTTACTGCCGCAGCAAAGAGTGTTTGGCGCTGGAAAAGCCTTGTGGCTGGAGAACCACCGTTGGCACAGTCACCATACATAAGCAGCATACCAAGTGGAAATAAGGATGATGTGGATGCGTCAAATTCTCCAGACGCGACTCAAAACACTAACCCTCAAGTGCAGAATACTTCTCAGCGTGATCATCAAAATGGTGGTAATGGAAAGGCAGATAAGCAGTTTAAAGTGAAGCAACCTCGAAAAAACCAGACTGACAGTGTATCTAAACCAGCAAGCAAAAAGGAAGATTCAGTTGATGGAGTTGCTGATAGTTCTAAAGGTAGCACTACTAACCAGCCAAGTCAGCCTTCTACACCATCATCATCAACTTCATCAAGTTCTGAACCGCAGGGTGGGGCAAAGGTGAACCCGATGAGTAAACCAAAAAACCCACCCCTTTTCCAGCCTAAAAAGCCTGTAAAACCCTCCCATTCCCATCAAAATAGTGCTCCCCATGACTATTTTGGTAGTAAGAAGTCTGGTGTGTCAACTGAATCTGCACCGAAAACTGGTGCTCCTGATTATGGCATTGGTAGTGGTGGCCTTCATCCAAAACACCAGAACCAATCCTCTCAGCTACCAAACCCACAAAATCCAGTGACTTCTCATCCTCACAGTGGACCTGGTAAATTTAACGCATCAAATTTACATAGAACCAGTTCATGCCCACCACAAGCGGGGCAAAATGGTGTTCCGACTGCACCATTGCAGTCCTGGCCAAGTGCTCCTCCCTATCATGCCCCACCAGTTAATTATCCTGATATGAGTCAGTTGAATATTGCTGGATACCCCATAGGAGGTCACAACAACCAAGGTTTGAACATGAACTACCACCCAAACCAGTCTGGTGTTGCTCAACCTCCTTACAATAGTTATGGTTACATACCTCCAACTCCACCTAATGTATCCAGCAACATGCAAAATGCTGGACAATGGGGAGTTAACACCGGATGTCCACAGCCATCTTCTGACTCTCAAATTCTGATAAAAAATATCATAACTGCTTTGGAAGTACTGAAGACCGAGAAGCTTCCACCAACAGAACAGTATATATCAGATTGCATACGTTATGGAGGCGCCAATCTACCAAGTTTTGATGTTAAGAAGGCTCTTGAAGTTGCCATTCAGCATCAAGCAATCGTCACTAAGAAGTTAGGGCATATGTCATTTTTTCTAGGAAAAAATGAAAATCTCTGGAAGTGCGTGAATGTACTGGATACCAACGCACATTACCCAAAAGAGACGCTAGATGCTGTTCATAAGTACATATCTTCTGCTGGTGGCTGTTCCGCGCTAAAGAACTCCCAGTCCAG GTATCAAGCTGCAACTCTCTTAAAGAACGCATGCTTGAAACGTCTTTCCCTTGGTGAAGTTATCCAGCTTTCGTATACGATAACTGATAAAATGAAGTGGTTTGTTCCCCACCCTTCGGGCTGGCAGCCATTGTCAATGAACATAATAGTGGTTGATGCTACTCGAGGCGCCAAAGGAAAACCTTAG